A section of the Malania oleifera isolate guangnan ecotype guangnan chromosome 2, ASM2987363v1, whole genome shotgun sequence genome encodes:
- the LOC131148324 gene encoding uncharacterized protein LOC131148324, giving the protein MWCYVGKATKIFIFLLTAFVVIGLVLGFGLIRHSIRKAHNCSGDSCPQTTTTSPTPNPIPIPSQYPPPNPNPAPNQYPPPYPNSNRYPPPINNLNPPPPAPTTAAPPSYSPPSPPFTPAPSAH; this is encoded by the coding sequence ATGTGGTGTTATGTGGGGAAGGCGACCAAGATCTTCATCTTCCTCCTCACGGCGTTCGTCGTCATCGGCCTCGTCTTGGGATTCGGGCTAATCCGCCACTCCATCCGGAAGGCCCACAACTGCTCCGGCGATTCCTGCCCCCAGACCACCACCACCAGTCCCACTCCCAATCCCATTCCCATTCCTAGCCAGTACCCACCTCCCAATCCAAATCCGGCGCCCAACCAGTACCCACCTCCATACCCAAATTCTAACCGCTACCCACCTCCCATCAACAACCTCAACCCACCGCCTCCGGCGCCCACCACGGCGGCGCCGCCCTCCTACAGCCCGCCGAGCCCGCCGTTCACTCCGGCTCCAAGTGCGCACTGA